The genome window CAAGAACCTCCCGGTTCTTGTTTTCTTTAATCATCTTCACTTTTTACAGTTGGCGTGTAATCCATGTAATCCCGAAGCTTCCGACTTCGAGACGGATGCCGCAATTTTCTCAATGCTTTTGCTTCTATCTGTCTTACACGTTCTCTCGTGACATTAAATGCAATTCCTACCTCTTCAAGTGTTTTAGGCTCGCCACCCTTCAAACCATAACGCAATTCTAACACCCGTTGTTCCCTTTCGGTCAACGTTCCTAACACTTCAAGCAATTGCTCTCGCATCATAACTGCAGATATTTCATCTTCAATGTCATACTCACAGATTAATTCCCGCGGATACAAATCCCCATTCACTTTTGTTTTTTCATGTTTTTCAAAAACATCAAAGTTTTCTAAAAACATACCATACAGTACTTCAAATGATTCGAATGGTATTGTTGCATAAATAGCATCCTCTGTTTGTTCATTGGTGAATGAGAGCTTCTCCGATAATAGTTTATATACTTCCGGATTATTGATAGCATCTATATCACCTGCAAAACCCGCCGTCTTTAACAAAGGATATGCGGAAAAATATGGATCTTTCTTATGTACCGGATAATACATCAAAGTTCTCTGTGTCGGCTGTCGCCTAGAAATATTCTGCAATACCCACATGGCTGCATACGAGCCAAATGCACCATTAGTATCAGGATCGTATTTATCTACAGCTGTCACTAATCCTATGCAGGCTTCGCCAACAGCATCCTGTATATCCATATCATATGCCTCTGCTCTCTGAAGTGCAATTCTCAATACAATCCTAAGATGCATCTTTATCATACGGTCTCGTGCATGCTGATTACTTTCAGTTACCTGATATTTAAGTTGTGAAAATTCCTTCCATTGAGGTGGTTTAATATTTCTAACCTCAGTAACAAAAGCCCTCAATGATTCATCTAATTCAATAATTCTGTCATAGACGTATTCGTAATCGCTCTGCGCATAATCATTATAGTCATCATCTTCACTGTCTTGATCAATTCTGTTACTTGTTGTAGGAGCTTCATCATATACAAGTATGCCTCTTGTGGTAATTGCACTTGATAGCCAATCAAAATCCTGAATCGGAAGAGAATTAGCATCAGCGCAATCCATTATATCGTCAAATGTGACATATCCTTGTTTATCCGCTTTTTCAAGCAGATATGTAAGCGCCTCCTGTCTTAAATCTCTTCCCATCCGTGTTCCTCGTATTACTTCTTTATGCAAAGCTGCATAATGTCATCACTTGATACTTCTGAATTAAATCTATCTTGAAATTCCTCTACAAACTCATAAAGCTTATTAATGTAATCGCCCGGATCCGATGCTCCTTCAATGAGCTTCTCGTAGAGAACATCTACACCACCCCTTACATAACTATCGAATCTTTCTTCATCCTTAGGGTCATCTCCCATGTAACGAAAAGCCTTATCAATTCTCTTGTCCTCATCAGGCTCATATTGCTTATCAAGCAACATTATCAGACGGAAATTAAACATCAACTCTTCCTGAGAATAGATAACTCTATCACCCATTACACTCTGATTATATACCTGATTTGTCTCCGGATTCTTTGTATCATCCGGTTCAGCAGTTCTACCGTATAAAAAACCTATTAATGGTGCATTCGTATACACATCAATATTTCTACCAAATAACTGGGCTTTGCTCTCTGCATCAAATGCACTTGTTAACTGATCGACACGCAATGCATGTCTACCTTTAAAACGATATTGCTTATCAAACATAGCGCGCCTCCTATACTAATACTGTTTCAAACTCATTCTTCTTATCGAAGTGATGTCTGCTTCCGATTCTATCTCCCATGTAATCTTCCGCAAGTTCACCGTCGGTATCTTTGATAAAGATAATTACCTGCTCAGCAGTCTCAGGAAGCGCCTCGCATACTGTCTTAATTCTTCTCTTATCAAATGCAGATAATGGTGCATCCATTACTAACGGATACGGTTCGGAAGAAAGAAGCTGTACATCCTCATCAGTTGCAATTCTGTTGTCACGTGCCATTTTAATGATGCCTGTAATAAATGCAAATATTACAGATATACTCTGAGCCGTTGATGTTTCAACATCTCCATCATAATCTGTAGCGTATACCGAAATATGATATTTCTCATCAATGGTTAAATATAACCCACCTTCATAAATCTGCTTGAAAATATCATTAATAGTAGTCTGCAGACGGTAACGAATCTCAGCCTCACTTGTCATATATACTTCCTGCAGCTCTTTATAAATTCTTTCAGCATATGCCTTATAAATCTCTATTTTCTTGTTATTGTCATCTAACAGTGTAAGGTTACGGCGTTCTGTATCTGCACGCTCCATCTCACTCTCTTTTTTGCCTTTTTCAGCAATCTTGCGATCTCGTTCTGCATTATCCTTACGAATAGTCTGATCGCAAATCTGGATTTCATTATTGATTGCACGAACCTTTGCACGGACATCTCCACCACTAAGCTTACCCTCTACAATAGCAAGCTCATCCCTTAAATCAGTGAGGTCATCTTCCTGCTGGCTAATAACTGCCAAATGGTCGCTTACCTGTCCGTAGATATCCTGACGGTCATTTGCTCTTCGTTTAGACTCCTTCTTAAAATCACCAATAGTGGTGCTAATAGACTGAGGTGGTAGAAAATCTATCAACTCCTTAACCTTCGTATATGGTATGGTTCCCTCATCCAGATGTGTACCACAAAGACAAACCTTCTGCTTTAATAGGTATTCTATGGTCTTTGCATGCATATATGGAATGTCTTTTCCGGCAAAATCCTTTTCCGATAACAGTTCCAGTGCACGCTGAATTAGCGAGATTGAGAAGAACGAACTCAGACTTCCATTAAAGTCCTTGCTAATCAACTTATATACATTAGACTTTGATTTCTCAGCTGCTCTAATCTTACTAAGAAGTTTTTCCTTCTTCTCCTGCAACTCTTCACCTTCGGCATACTGCTTAATCTCCTCAGACTTTTCTGCCTTTCTCGCACGTGCAGCTTCTATTTCGTTATCCAATTCCTCTATACGTGCGTCGATAGCAGCAATTTCCGTCTTGCAACGCTCTATGGTGTCAGTATATTCCTTAATCTTCGTATTACTCTGTGCATTGTAACTTGATTCATAGCTACTAATAACGCTACTTTTTTTTATTGGATCAAAATGCTGGATTGCACTATACATTGCATTCAAACCAAGTAAACCTTTTACTGCTTTAGCAAAATCTGTTGCCTTCTTACCTGTAGAAATATCCTTACTCATCTTCTCGATACGTTCGCCGTCAAAGAAAAAGTATCTTGATAATTCCTTAGGCAAAATGCCTTTAACTTCACTTTCGCATTGAAACTTCTTTACGTAATTGGTATTTCCAGAAGCATCCTTAACTGCAATATCAAAAGTAGTATTATCAGCCTTGATTCTATTGGAAGTATCCTTACGATAAATCTGTTCTCTGATAAGTGTATAGTCAACTTCTCCATGATGCAGCTTCAAAGTAACCTGAACCTTACATTCCTGTCCCGGTCTCATCTCTGTAGCCACTATTTTATTGAGCATATTCTTATCTGAAAACTCTGTCTCTCCGTACAAACACCAGAAGAAGGCCTGTGCGAAAGTAGTCTTGCCAGTACCATTCTCACCGATGATTATGGTTACATTTTTCCCATTATTTCCGTCAGCAAAATCAATAGATTCATTACGAAACTGGCGGAAGTTCTCCAGTTTTATCGATTGAAGTAACACTGTGCTTCCTCCTCTATCTTTTTCTTAATCCAACTGACCATCTGCTGATCCGACATCGTTCTGGTCTTTAAGTTCATGTTCTCCTGGATGATGATTTTACGTTTTAATCGTTCAATCGCCTTATCATCAATCTTGATTTCTTCCATAATCAAAGCCCTATCCTTTCTGAATCATTCTCATCTTCTTCTGCGATATGATACGCTTCTTGTATATCCCAAATCAAATCATTTGCTTCCATCGAATTCATAGAAAGTCGACCAAATTCTTTGATCCTTGCGAGTTCATTTTTAACAAGAGACAAATCTCTTTGCGCCTGCTCTGTAGTTAGTCCAGAAACAGAATCCAATTCTCTCGGTAGCGTTACAAAGTCATATATTTCTGCAAATGGCTTATTGTCAGCTTTTCTAAGTACACGTCCTCTACGCTGAATATATTCCTTTGGATTAGTGGTACTTGCTAAAATAAATGCGGTTCTTATACCTGGAATATTCACACCCTCATCCAAACACTTAATAGCTACGATAGCCTGTAATCTGTCACCCTTTTGGAACTGTTCCTCAATAGTAGCTCTGGTCTCCATATTTTCTTCTGAAGTAAATTTCGCAACTTCCATATGAAACTCATTCCCCAGAATTCTGGTAACAGCTTCTATCTGACGAATATCATCTTCATCAGTGTTAGAATTATCTGCTTTTTCATCAACCACATTTGTCGCTCCACAGTATACTAAAATGTTGTTATCATCAGCATAAGGAGCTATATATTCTTTCAATGCATCAAGCTTCTGGCTTGCTCCGGCAACAATTCTCGCTCTTTCCATCGCAAGGATTTCACCACGTTTATTCAACTTATATTTTCCATCCTTGCCTTTTATTAGACACTTTGACATCTCATAAGACTTTTGTTCATACTTTTCAAGTTCTTCATCAGTCAAATAAACAGGAATAGGGAAATATTTATATTTTGTTAGCTTATCCTGTTCTATAGCACGCTCTAACGAATACTCAATGCATTTCTTTCCGAAGAAATCATAAAGTACAGCTGTTCCTTCGTCATCTCTATGTCTATCCAGCGTTGCAGAAAGAGCTAATCTGTATGCAAATCTGTCATCTAACAGTATTGCATAGCTTCTCGCTCCAAAGTTATGAGCCTCATCAACCACAAGTAATACTGATGACTGAATTTTACTTATTTCCTCTTGAACTGTAGAATTAGCAAAAGTGGCATTCGTACATACGAAACAGAAAAAACTCTTCTCTCTTCGAAGCTTCTGATCTCTTACAGCACGCGCTAATCTCTTTTTCCAGTCCCTCTGTGGAGAACTACTATATCCTATAATCGGTTTTATGTTAAATCTTACAATATCTTCAACCCACTGCTCTACCAGGTGCTGATATGGACAAACAATAATTACTGCCAAGACATCATCTAAATCTTCAGAAAGCTTCGATATCGCTCCAAGTCCGGTAAGCGTCTTTCCCGTACCCGTAGCCATATCAAATATTCCTCTGTAGTTTTCTCCTACCCAGGAAGCTATGGCATCCTTCTGATAATCTCTGAGTTCAATATCTTCCGGTACTCTAGCGCCAATTGGTCCTTGCTGTTCCCTTGCCATATCACTAATCTTTGTGGCATAAGTTAAAATTCTCCTTGCAAACTGATCCTTATCAATATTAAAGTTCGGAGATTTTCTTCTATATTTTTCTATCAGTGCATCTGTTATATTTGGAAATTCCATCACTTTTATATTAGGTTCCGAATCGTGCCAAATAGAATAGAATGCATTTTCCTTTAATCTTACGCGCTCAACTTCGCTTTGATCTCCCCAGCTTCTAAAAACATCCATTGTTTCATAGTTTATAGACATTGCTGTGGCTGACTCATTATTAGATCCAGAGAATGCTATTTTATCTCCCAAAGCATCCTCAACAATTCCCATCTTCTCATGATACATACCTATACCACCACGATCCTCTGTATAGGCAATTTGAATATCCATGATTCCATCCGCAATAAGTGAGGCCAAGAGATTCAATCTCTCCATCGAATAGTAATCCGTAGGCTCCTCGGCGATTTGAGCTAACAGTGCCTTTTCAATAATGTGATTTCTATCCTCGTATCCCTTCTTTATTGCTTCGATATCTTCATCTGATAAGTAAGGAGATGCAACAATCTGAATCTTACCGCCTTCCGAAGCCATTTCAGCAATTCCTTTTGATATCTCCACAAGTGAAGATGATGAAAAAAAGCCAACCGCTCTTTTGTAGGAAATCGATTCCCTTAAAAGTGGTATATAAAAATCTTGCACCACATTGTCTATCAAGGATCTATATTCACTTTTCACCTTATGATCCTTAAATCCCATTCAGTTGCATCCTCCTTCCTTTATAAATTCTCTTCTATATAATCTAAGGCCTCACGTAAATCCTCGAAATCTTTTTCGGTTGTAAAATAATTAACGCTAAACCTTATAGTTCCTGCAGGATATGTTCCTAAGAATTGATGCGCTAATGGTGCGCAATGCAATCCTGTACGCAGGGCTATCCCTTGTTGGTCAAATACACTACCCGCACTATCACTACTGATATCATTTATCAGACAGGAAACAATCCCCACATAATCACACTCAGGATTGTTACCTACAATTTTAATAAAATCATACTGCTCTAACAAATCTATTAGACGTTGACGATTAGCATCCTCAACCTCCTTCAACTTTTCAACTGTCAGTTCTTGAATCCAACCAATTGCTGCATTAAGACCTGCAATACCAGCTATATTCAAAGTCCCCATTTCATATTTTTCCGGGATACTTTCTGGCATATCCTGATTTACAGATTCATAACCCGTTCCGCCAAAGATTACCGCCGGTAAATCCACTGATGGATTCATTACAAATCCAGAGATTCCAGTTGGACCATATAAAGTCTTATGACC of Roseburia hominis contains these proteins:
- a CDS encoding sigma-70 family RNA polymerase sigma factor, whose product is MGRDLRQEALTYLLEKADKQGYVTFDDIMDCADANSLPIQDFDWLSSAITTRGILVYDEAPTTSNRIDQDSEDDDYNDYAQSDYEYVYDRIIELDESLRAFVTEVRNIKPPQWKEFSQLKYQVTESNQHARDRMIKMHLRIVLRIALQRAEAYDMDIQDAVGEACIGLVTAVDKYDPDTNGAFGSYAAMWVLQNISRRQPTQRTLMYYPVHKKDPYFSAYPLLKTAGFAGDIDAINNPEVYKLLSEKLSFTNEQTEDAIYATIPFESFEVLYGMFLENFDVFEKHEKTKVNGDLYPRELICEYDIEDEISAVMMREQLLEVLGTLTEREQRVLELRYGLKGGEPKTLEEVGIAFNVTRERVRQIEAKALRKLRHPSRSRKLRDYMDYTPTVKSEDD
- a CDS encoding AAA family ATPase, translated to MLLQSIKLENFRQFRNESIDFADGNNGKNVTIIIGENGTGKTTFAQAFFWCLYGETEFSDKNMLNKIVATEMRPGQECKVQVTLKLHHGEVDYTLIREQIYRKDTSNRIKADNTTFDIAVKDASGNTNYVKKFQCESEVKGILPKELSRYFFFDGERIEKMSKDISTGKKATDFAKAVKGLLGLNAMYSAIQHFDPIKKSSVISSYESSYNAQSNTKIKEYTDTIERCKTEIAAIDARIEELDNEIEAARARKAEKSEEIKQYAEGEELQEKKEKLLSKIRAAEKSKSNVYKLISKDFNGSLSSFFSISLIQRALELLSEKDFAGKDIPYMHAKTIEYLLKQKVCLCGTHLDEGTIPYTKVKELIDFLPPQSISTTIGDFKKESKRRANDRQDIYGQVSDHLAVISQQEDDLTDLRDELAIVEGKLSGGDVRAKVRAINNEIQICDQTIRKDNAERDRKIAEKGKKESEMERADTERRNLTLLDDNNKKIEIYKAYAERIYKELQEVYMTSEAEIRYRLQTTINDIFKQIYEGGLYLTIDEKYHISVYATDYDGDVETSTAQSISVIFAFITGIIKMARDNRIATDEDVQLLSSEPYPLVMDAPLSAFDKRRIKTVCEALPETAEQVIIFIKDTDGELAEDYMGDRIGSRHHFDKKNEFETVLV
- a CDS encoding DEAD/DEAH box helicase family protein, which codes for MGFKDHKVKSEYRSLIDNVVQDFYIPLLRESISYKRAVGFFSSSSLVEISKGIAEMASEGGKIQIVASPYLSDEDIEAIKKGYEDRNHIIEKALLAQIAEEPTDYYSMERLNLLASLIADGIMDIQIAYTEDRGGIGMYHEKMGIVEDALGDKIAFSGSNNESATAMSINYETMDVFRSWGDQSEVERVRLKENAFYSIWHDSEPNIKVMEFPNITDALIEKYRRKSPNFNIDKDQFARRILTYATKISDMAREQQGPIGARVPEDIELRDYQKDAIASWVGENYRGIFDMATGTGKTLTGLGAISKLSEDLDDVLAVIIVCPYQHLVEQWVEDIVRFNIKPIIGYSSSPQRDWKKRLARAVRDQKLRREKSFFCFVCTNATFANSTVQEEISKIQSSVLLVVDEAHNFGARSYAILLDDRFAYRLALSATLDRHRDDEGTAVLYDFFGKKCIEYSLERAIEQDKLTKYKYFPIPVYLTDEELEKYEQKSYEMSKCLIKGKDGKYKLNKRGEILAMERARIVAGASQKLDALKEYIAPYADDNNILVYCGATNVVDEKADNSNTDEDDIRQIEAVTRILGNEFHMEVAKFTSEENMETRATIEEQFQKGDRLQAIVAIKCLDEGVNIPGIRTAFILASTTNPKEYIQRRGRVLRKADNKPFAEIYDFVTLPRELDSVSGLTTEQAQRDLSLVKNELARIKEFGRLSMNSMEANDLIWDIQEAYHIAEEDENDSERIGL